The Danio rerio strain Tuebingen ecotype United States chromosome 1, GRCz12tu, whole genome shotgun sequence genome includes a region encoding these proteins:
- the creb1a gene encoding cyclic AMP-responsive element-binding protein 1a, whose protein sequence is MTMEAGADVQQGGDTAVSETDTQQIATLAQVSMAAAQASATAPTVTLVQLPNGQTVQVHGVIQAAQPSVIQSPQVQTVQISTIAESDDSQESVDSVTDSQKRREILSRRPSYRKILNDLSSDAPAVPRIEEEKSEEDSTPAITTVTVPTPIYQTSSGQYIAITQGGAIQLANNGTDGVQGLQTLTMTNAAGAQPGTTILQYAQTSDGQQILVPSNQVVVQAASGDVQAYQIRTAAASTIAPGVVMASSPALPSQGAEEATRKREVRLMKNREAARECRRKKKEYVKCLENRVAVLENQNKTLIEELKALKDLYCHKSE, encoded by the exons ATGACCATGGAGGCAGGAGCAGATGTCCAGCAGGGCGGCGACACTGCGGTCTCAGAGACAGACACTCAGCAGATTGCCACCTTGGCACAA GTTTCCATGGCGGCAGCACAGGCATCAGCAACTGCACCCACAGTGACCTTAGTTCAGCTGCCCAATGGGCAAACAGTGCAAGTTCACGGGGTCATCCAGGCAGCCCAGCCCTCTGTCATACAATCCCCACAGGTGCAAACTGTACAA ATTTCTACTATTGCTGAGAGTGATGATTCTCAGGAGTCAGTGGACAGTGTGACAGATTCTCAGAAAAGGAGAGAGATTCTGTCTAGACGGCCCTCATACAG AAAGATCCTGAATGATCTTTCATCTGATGCTCCAGCGGTGCCACGGATAGAAGAAGAGAAATCAGAGGAGGACTCCACTCCAGCCATAACAACCGTTACTGTGCCAACGCCCATCTATCAGACAAGTAGCGGGCAATACA TTGCTATCACTCAGGGTGGGGCGATCCAATTAGCCAATAACGGGACGGATGGAGTGCAGGGACTGCAGACACTAACCATGACAAACGCCGCTGGAGCTCAGCCCGGCACCACCATCCTGCAGTATGCACAGACCAGTGACGGCCAGCAGATACTTGTTCCCAGCAATCAAGTGGTGGTGCAAG CGGCATCAGGAGACGTTCAGGCTTATCAGATCCGCACTGCAGCTGCGAGCACCATTGCTCCTGGGGTGGTCATGGCCTCTTCCCCAGCACTGCCCAGTCAGGGAGCTGAGGAGGCCACACGTAAGCGGGAAGTTCGGCTGATGAAGAACAG GGAGGCAGCACGGGAGTGCCGCAGAAAAAAGAAAGAGTATGTGAAATGTCTGGAAAACAGAGTGGCTGTGTTGGAGAATCAGAACAAAACGCTCATCGAGGAGCTCAAAGCGCTTAAGGACCTTTACTGTCACAAATCTGAATAA
- the chmp2bb gene encoding charged multivesicular body protein 2b codes for MTSLFKKKTVDDVIKEQNKELRGTQRQIARDRTALEKQEKQLEMEIKKMAKTGNRDACKVLAKQLVQVRKQKTRTYAVSSKVTSMSTQTKLMNSQMKMAGAMATTTKTMQAVNKKMDPKKTMQTLQNFQKETAKMDMTEEMMNDTLDEIFEDSGDEEESQDIVNQVLDEIGIEISGKMAHAPSAARKTPSAATAKADGISDEDIERQLKALGVD; via the exons ATGACATCGTTATTCAAGAAAAAGACCGTAGATG ATGTCAttaaagaacaaaacaaagaGCTGCGAGGAACGCAGAGACAAATTGCCAGAGACCGGACAGCACTGGAAAAACAGGAAAAGCAACTG GAGATGGAAATCAAGAAAATGGCGAAAACAGGGAACAGAGACGCCTGTAAAGTTTTAGCCAAGCAACTTGTGCAAGTGAGAAAACAGAAGACGCGCACATATGCAGTCAGCTCAAAGGTCACCTCCATGTCCACACAAACCAAACTTATGAACTCCCAGATGAAGATGGCTGGTGCTATGGCCACAACTACAAAA ACAATGCAAGCTGTCAACAAAAAGATGGATCCAAAGAAGACCATGCAGACCCTGCAGAACTTCCAGAAAGAAACCGCAAAGATGGACATGACAGAGGAGATGA TGAACGACACCCTGGATGAGATCTTCGAGGATTCTGGAGATGAGGAAGAATCTCAGGACATTGTGAACCAGGTGTTGGATGAAATTGGAATTGAGATCTCAGGAAAG ATGGCTCACGCTCCTTCAGCTGCGCGAAAAACCCCAAGCGCCGCCACGGCCAAAGCAGATGGGATCTCAGATGAGGATATCGAGAGGCAGCTCAAAGCCCTTGGAGTGGACTAG